The sequence below is a genomic window from Candidatus Thermoplasmatota archaeon.
GCGTAGACGCGCTGGGTTTCGAGGATCCCGGCCCCGGACCGGGACCGGGTGACGGGCCCGGGTCCGGGGGTCGGGTCCCGGTCCGGGGCCGGGATCCTCGAAACCCAGCGCGTCTACGCTAAGGGTTTTGAAGGGGGGCCCGGATCGGGCCGCATGCGCGGCCCGGTCTTGCGCCTCGGGAACGACCTCAACACCGACGTCATCATCCCCGCCCGCTTCATGCAGGACTGGGACCACCTCGGCGACCACGTCTTCGAAGGCGAATCCCCCGACCTCCCGAAGCGCGCGAAGGCCGCGGCCTTCGTCGTCGCCGGCAAGAACTTCGGCTGCGGGTCTTCGCGCGAGCAGGCCGTCATGGCCATCAAGCAGGCCGGGATCCGCTGCGTCATCGCGCCCACCTTCGCGCGCATCTTCTACCGCAACGCGATCAACCTCGCGCTCCCCGTGCTCGAAGCGGACGTCTCGGGCATCGAGGACCGCGACGAGATCGAGGTCGATCTCGCGACGGGCCGCATCACGAACCTCACGCGCGGCACCGTTGTCCAGGGCCGCGGCATCCCGGACGACGTGCGCGCGATCGTCGAGGACGGCGGCCTCATCGAGCACCTCAAGAAGAAGTTCGGCGCGAAGGGAGGCGGATCGTGAAGCGCGTCTGCGTCATCCCCGGCGACGGTATCGGGCCCGAGGTCGTCGCGGCCGCGCGGCGCGTCCTCGACGCCGTCGCGCCGCCCGTCGACTACACGGAGGCCGACGCGGGCCTCGCGTGCCGCAAGCGCACGGGCCATTACCTCCCGCAGGCGACCCTCGACGCGGCGCTCGGCGCCGACGCGGTCCTCTTCGGCGCGATCACCTCGCCGTTGGCCCACGAGGACCCCGACTAC
It includes:
- the leuD gene encoding 3-isopropylmalate dehydratase small subunit (catalyzes the isomerization between 2-isopropylmalate and 3-isopropylmalate in leucine biosynthesis), which encodes MRGPVLRLGNDLNTDVIIPARFMQDWDHLGDHVFEGESPDLPKRAKAAAFVVAGKNFGCGSSREQAVMAIKQAGIRCVIAPTFARIFYRNAINLALPVLEADVSGIEDRDEIEVDLATGRITNLTRGTVVQGRGIPDDVRAIVEDGGLIEHLKKKFGAKGGGS